CTATCCTTTTCCTAGTGTTTGAGGCTAGCGCAGGAATTTTGGAAGTTGGCAGCTGAgctcatttcaatttcattacaaCTCCACTGCGACAAGCTAGTTCAGTAGACTTCGCTAAGTCGAATGTTTTGGGAATGCCTGCTTTGAGTGATACCTGAGTCGGGTGTTATGTATTTCTTGTAAAAGTAtcacaaaaaatattataaaaaaatgaaaacattcgAGTTAAACGGTGTAACGATTTCATGCCCGGCAATCAACAATTGGACGATTATCATGGATTGTATCAGAGCTCTTTATTCAACATGACTGTACGCAATGGCTGCAATACCGGAAGAGGCTGCAGTACTCGAGAACCACGAGTTTTTGATAACCACGGGGACCGTATCCTAAtacataatagaacatgttactcataatatttcaaacgGTTACAGAGTTGATCAGATTCGATTTTGattgagtctactgtacatagtcaatatttttatcaaaactcTTTGGGGTCTACTTTTGCTTTTTCCACATTGTCAGATGCAAAGACTAAAAACCattaacatcattttcattaggaAGATCTATAAATAGGTTTATATATACCCTCACGGCCCCTACTTCTTTGTTAAGCacaatttttcgttttttccaCAGGTTACGTTGCATGGAGGAAGGAAGAGGAAGGATCATGTTATATACAAACCCTGTGTGAAGTTTTGAAGGAACCTTCTCGTTCGTTGGACCTGGTAAAAATGTTGACACTAGTCGGGGATAAAGTCGCGAAAAAAgtcaccaaaaaaaaaaatgaggaATCCAAACAAATGCCGTGTTATTTCAGCTCATTAAGGAAAGATTTGTATTTTTCTCGTAAATCATaatgatgaaatgatgaaCCACGTTATGATCCAAAATTTCAACATCAAcgttaataaaaatgaagagaCCATAAAACGCTACATGTCTGATATAAAGGGTTCTAATAGATCAGGAAATTCCAGAGGGCGTTGAACAgagtccctacgactcctttaTTCCTTGAATACTTCTAAacaattacatttttgaatatccttgaatttgagcaaaatgtctAGAAAACTCCAAAATACGGCCTCGGCCTTTGACACACACCATCTTTCGTCAGCTCATTGTAGTTAGTATGAATGATACAAAGTGTGTGCTGAGATTCTGTTGTACCTCTTGAACAAAAGAATTGTGTTCGAGATTTGAAATTCTATCCTTGTCAATTGCAATATCATTGCTGATGATAAGTTCTGATTCATTACTGTAGCTGTGCATGAAGGAgtgatgaatattgaaatgatcAGATTTTCAAGTATTTTCCCCAGGCGATCATGGTATCCCTGGAACCCTAGTTCAATCAGTCAATTGTCTTCTGATCGGCAGCCAGTTTCTCTATTTGTAGAGGCTTCCCTCAAAAAACCCTTAAATTCAAAAATCCATTTTTGAGGATACAAAATCTGAGTTGTAGCCCTTGGCCCCTCAAAATCCCctcaaattctgaaaattgtgTCTCAGAGAATTTTGTATCTCCTATTTTTAAAGGACCTTTCTGcatacattatcattattattaacaaTGTACATCATAAGTTTTAGTGAGACAGAATGATTAAATTGTGTTGTTTGATGATAATCACAGTAATTGCTTTAATTACTGTGTACTCACTGAATTGGCATTTTATACTGCATTGTCATAGTACATGTAGCTAGATTAAAAAAGCCTTGTTATCCTCCACCTGTCCAGACTAACCTTTCCAATCATTTTGGAGGGCTCATTTGATTGCAAAGAATCAATAAGACCTATTTATCCAGGAGTTTAGAAACAGTTACTCGAAGTTCGTAGTTGAGCTGAGTGTCAGACTTATTGTAACAAAATGCCGAAATCAAATGTTCAGTTTGTGACAGAAAGTTTTCTGGTACCTTATCATCGAAAGAAGGCTCTTCAGTCGTGATCAGCCTCCTACCCTAGACGAGTTATTTCACTAAAAAATCAAAGTCAACAATTTAAATTAGTCAAATATAGTCAAATTTAATGAGGTTATTCATAAGCGCCTAAATGTATTTTGCTTCTGTTTAATGTATCAATTAGGTTTTCGTCctgaaaaattactctcaaATTTGGCGATCTTACCCTCAAAAGCCTCCCAAAAATACCTCTCAAATTTCGTATTTGATGGTCCTCTAGGAACCCTGTTTAATTTGTAGTctttaaatttgataattgttcCACTGTCTTAGGATTACAATTAGGAATCGCCAAATTTctagttttgtttttttatcacCGGAGGGAGttgagaattgaattttctacaACTAACCTACCAGTGAATTATATTggacatatatatttttatttatcacCGCAATTAATTGCAAACCTTACAGCTCCTATGATCAATGTGAGTTTTCAAAGTCGTTAGTTTCATTACTGTTCACCAGGAGGCATCGAATATGCCAGATTGACAGGGCGGATCTGGGTTGCGGTTCCGAGGGTTCTGGGATACCCTTCATCTGTGCCCCTTGGAGATGCCCCTAAAGTCAAGGATTTGACGTAAATATGCCCTCGTTAGGCATAGTGCCCCTGAAAACCACAAGTTTGATGTTAAGCGCCCCTGTTTTGCCATGATTTGACATAGAAAGTGCCATCCCCCATAATAGTGAGCGCCCTCATAATTCAGAACCCCCTCGAGATTgggccctggatccgcccctgattgTTGACTATTTCGCAACATTTCCCTCATGGGCAATGTGTCCCTGGACACCTACTTCATGAGTAAAATGTGTTTGTTAATATACAGAAATCGCTACTATTTTAAATTGTATTGATACCAATGATGTTCAATGTGAGTAATTCGTGTCGAatctaaataaatgaaaaatttctatgattaaaaattttctgataaaatttATGCAATGAAACAAAAAGCGAGTAATATTTAGGCtaagaaaaattgataccttgtttctcattttctgctgagcttaaaaagttgacccggccctTCCACCTATGTACCCTgtacatttcatttaaattgTAATCCTGATcaagttaacaataaaaacaGACTCGACAATATTGAAATGatctgataaaaaatattgcttttttcaaaagcgacccggccgattaggagaaacgaggtattgTTTTGCCTAagcatatattatatttttatttctagttatTAATATAAGTATTATACTGAAGAGTTATATCtgtacataaaatatcaaaatacggTGCTTTCATGATTTACGGTGCTATGCTCACGATTTATTCCGATCAGATAGTGGGTTCTTATCTTATTGACATTATTAAATGTGTAGAATTTAGACGCCGCCCACGAGCAGCAAGACGCGCCCAGGAAAGAGAGCTGGGGAGGATTTGAACCCATTTATCTGACGAAGCTACTATCGACTAGTGCTGCCGCCCTTGTCACTTTTCCAAAAAGGACTGATGAGAAACAATGGTATTTCTTTGCGTGGCTTAAAGCTATGATGAAATTGTATGTACATCCGTAGTGTTTATAACCTATTAAGAGTTTAAAGAcatgtttctattttcgataTTATGATAATCTCgattttaatatctttattcgTATCGAtaaaacagattaaaagatatacatagaataaaagcAAAACACATTTTTGAGTAATATatgatcatatatatatatatatatatatatatatatatatatatatatatatatatatatatatatatatatatatatattgattaaACTGtcatatttaaaactatatttgTTTGTTCACTCATTCAATGGAAGTATAGTTCAAACCCTGTGGACTGGCGGCCCTAATACAATTAACACTGAGGACTGGTGGCTGGAATACAATCTATAACACTGTGGACTGGCGGCCCTAATACAATTAACACTGAGGACTGGTGGCTGGAATACAATCTATAACACTGTGGACTGGTGGCCCAAATACAATCTATAACACTGTGGACTGGTGGCCCAAATACAATCTATAACCCTGTGGACTGGCGGCCTTAATACAATTAACTCTGAGAACTGGTGGCTGGAATACAATCTATAACACTGAGGACTGGTGACCGGAATACAATCTATAAAACTGAGGACTGGTGACCGGAATACAATCTATAAAACTGAGGACTGATATTAATCTTCGTCTTACTGTTTGCTGAGCGCAATTTTTCCATGATAcaaaattagaaatgaaaacCTTTCTCTAACAGATCACGTTTTAATTCCTTTCGTAGAACTGTCAAGTTTCATTTGTACTCTAATGGTAAAATGCATAGGCATATACTAGGCAGATTCTCTTCTCATTGGTGCAAATACAACCCGAATTCATCGTCTGCAGTTAGTCCGAAACAATGCAGCTCGCCTTAtcataaaaactaaaaaatgtGTTCATGTTACTGCAGCTTTGGTTACGCTTCATTGGCTTCTAATTTCCGCCAgtgttcatttcaaaattcttcttATAAGTGTTTGCATGGTtttacttttgtttatcttaTGTTATGGCGTGCAGTTTATAAGCCTTAATTACGGGCTCTTCGTTCTAGTCAGGATAGCACCCGTCTAATTAATTACCTCCTGTCTCAAACCGTTCTTTTGGCGACTGTGCTTTTAATATCTGTGTCCCACGCTTGTAAATGCTCTTCCGGCAAACATACAACGAAGGTCCCACGGTTGAATCTTTTAAATATCGTGTTAAAACGAAccatttttagaaatattaatgtttttatttataaGTGTAAAATTTCTAAGTTCACtgcaaatgtttttgtaatataaagcatttagaatatgattttAGTTGAGCGCTATATACGAAATTGATAAGAAATGAAATCACCACTCTCGAAACAAAGTCTGAAGTTCCCCATTGTGCTTCAATGTCAAATTTAACAAATTAATTGAACCTTGTTCTATGGGTCCGATAAATGGCAGTAAAAAACGGCCGATAACAATCTACCCCTTACTTTCGAATGAAATTACATGAATCGGTTTTTTTAGAtgaggctaaacaaaaatgatagcACCTTAATATTTCTCCGCAGCggtcgggtcatttttgtaaaatatgtaaacagttcatttctatagcggccggatGGTAAAAtcacaatttcaaaaaaaaagtaatgtacagggttgataggcggccggccgggtcaacttatctgctcagcagagcggagaaacaaggtatcaattttctttttagccgaacttcaaacattttttacaattctagtttatttataatttcagttAAGAATCATCTGACAACCGACCACAGCCAAATCATGTAAATGAACCAATTCCACATTCGTCTGATGTTTTGATAATCCAATTCCACAATCATCTGACAATCGACCACAGCAAAAGGATGTCGCTGCTGATCCTATTACACTTCTGATACAGCAGACAAATGATCTCAATACTGTTCACAATCGGCAAGCAATACAGAATGATCATCCTCCTCGGGGTGCTTCAGTTTAAAAGTTTTCTGACGGAGACACAGACAATAGCGGTGTAAGTGGTGAGTAACTTGTTCATATTCCAAGGTTCAGAATGCTGGAAACGGCTTCTAGCGACTGAAAAGGCTtttaaaattcgaaaaaattcCCAGACCCTCTTAGGGGCTTCGAGGCTCCCGTGTGCCTATGAAAAATTGCCTTTCTTtctgggatttgaacctgccCTGGTTCCAGGAAAGCCGGAGACGTCAGTGTGATTGGTTCTAAACGATCTATTCGAATGTTATTCTTTTCACTGGCTTCGATAAGATATAATTCTTCACAAATCAGACTAAGGTTAACTACAGTAGCTCTCTAACTCAGCTCCTAACAGAGcgtattgattgattgatagtaaaataaatctaaacagtTGAACTAAACTGATTCATTAAACACGGATTTGTTTCAAGGAACCGGGAAAGTAGGGCGTTCTTCTCGAGTTGTCTAATACACACTACTCAGGTCTGGTATCGCGAGTTGATGAGAATGTGTAATAATCGAGTTCATGTTTAACCTTGCAGGAAGAAATTGATCTCGAGATGCGGAGCCTGCTGACGTGTGGCGTGTGAGAGGTAACTTACAGGATCTGTGACTCTCGGACAATttgaatcagttcattttgatttctatttgaCTGTCGTCTGCTAATTTTGAGTTCTATTAGACTGTCGTCTGctaattttgatttctattaGACTGTCGTCTGctaattttgatttctatttgaCTGTCATCTGCTAATTTTGAGTTCTATTAGACTGTCATCTGCTAATTTTGAGTTCTATTGGACTGTCATCTGCTAATTTTGAGTTCTATTAGACTGTCGTCTGCTAATTTTGAGTTCTATTGGACTGTCGTCTGCTAATTTTGAGTTCTATTTGACTGTCGTCTGCTAATAATCGAGCTGGTTTTTGCTTTTTATTTATAGGTCGTATCGAGCCTGATGCTGGGGTATCGGGAGACGCAATATATAAGTCCTGAATGAAAGATGTTATGTCGGATACAGGAACTGATACTTCTAGATGTGGGAGTCATTCAACTCGGGCAGCGGTTGCTTCAGCTGTTGAAGCAGCTCGACGCGAACACTTTCAAATGGTCGTACTGCGAAGACACGTTTGCACAGTTTTATAATAAGCCGATGATCGGAACTTCTGAGAATACTCTGGCGAGGATCTGCACAACTGTAGTCGGTACGGGCTTTTTATTCATCgacgaaatgaatttttcattcgaaatctCGTAGAATTGTGGAAATGAGTAAAATTATACAATTAAACAAGACTTACCCGTGAAATtacacaataaatgaattgatacctaaagagtttatttagaatattagaaatattgcaGGTGTTTGCTAAGATCCTTCTTCGGTCTAGAAATATGCATTTTCAAACCGAAGaaacccgaaatatttctgataATTTAGATTAACTTTTAAGCTATCAATTCATTTGTCATTGGATTCTACTCTTATTGATTAACCACAGGTATTGCCTGATCTACAACTGAGACTTACCCGTATAAGGAGAAGTTTGATGGTAATTCTACGAATGACCACAAACACGAGGAATGATTTAAGTGGTTGGTTTAAgccgccggtcactggtctcgtcaatccagggtttatgggttcaaaccccggtggcgacagagtttaTCGGTCGAAGGATCTTCTCCGGTCTCTCCCCCATCGGGAGAAAGAAACATTAAACCCGCTTTTAATGCCCTGCATGGCGCTTAGTGGgttaataaaatgattttaaaaattacaCGTCCACGCCAGATTACGGCCCTCTCTCGTGTGTTAGCATTTCTCATTGTGTTAtgtatgattttctattttaggcgGAGTTTGATTTGTGATTGACAACTCATTCAGACGTTTAATCTGTCAATTGATTTCGCCTTCTGTGAATAGTGCTGGACGGAAGTGGATCTCAATCACCTCAAACACAGGTAAGACTGGTTTAATTGTATAAATCTAATCGGTAAtaagagaccggcaaccagtctaatctCTATCCTCCTGTCTGTCGTGTGTTTTAGTAAatagtacatgtatttgtatatattgtaaataaccttgttatgtttttcattgaaatgtttttatttttctcttaattcGTCAAAATTTTTGTAAACAAATCgcaagaaattcaaattttatcagttaacGCCGATAAAATTATAATGTTATGAGTGAACGGAAAAGgtaaaataatgtattaggAATTAGGAACTTTTCTcgataaaatataacaaagttgTTAATGATACAAACatccactatttacaatatatcaacTATTAGAGGGATCTATAAACATCTAATCCTATTTCGATGAATTTATTAAACTGGTTTGTAGGATGTTTTGAGATATGTATGCGTTAACCAGCTAGTGCTGCCGTCTACAGTCAATTCAACTCACTAAATGATCCACCGCTTGAGAACACTCATAAAAATACACTGCAAGTCACAACTTCACAGTAAGATTTACAGACACTAGAAAGAGACTAGAAACAAAGTGAGAAATCTGAACTACAGAATGATATGAAATGAGCCACGTTGTGACTACATGAAATTGGAACTACTGTCAATCCTGGAACAACCTCGATCAGATAATCCTTAGAAACATAAACCAATCCTTATAAACGGAACACTAATATTTGTATGCTATGTTGTTCTAAAGCTTATTTCACACAAGTTTTAGTACAAAAATATACGAaacaaatatcagaaatagcGGGTATATGTAAATCCATCAAATGTATCATCGTTAACCCTGAAAGTGCGGTTAGGATCTGATGAAATATCGCAGATCGAAAGTTTCTCCTgaattctaaatttggattctCGGGCTCAATATCATAGAGTGAATCTACACCTCGGAATTCTACTCTGAAAACTGGGTATTCGTGTTTCCCGCTGATAACTGCTGTAAGATGAGTCCATCCATCTAAATGTCTCCGGTTATCTCAAACACAGGTTAATGGCCCGATCCGTTTCTGTCCAATTTACCGCGAAAACTTGCTTATTCTACCACCTGAAAACAGGAATAGCATGAGTTAGTAATATATCTAACACCGGtgattttatatcattcactCCGTAGGTGTTTAACGCTCAAGACCCGGTACCTATCCCGGTACGTGTGGTTAATCTGATTATTATCGGTCTGGATTTCATACCCCCCTCCCCTTTTTTTGCGCCGAGCCAATGAGCAACATCGGTTTCTACTGACCGGTCGTCAAATTTGCTTTTGGGAACTTTCATAATGACTTGGCTTTAACCGCACATGTTTCACCATCCAATCCCGACAGACCAGTTTCTATTTCTTAGTTTCTACACACCCCTTTGAGTCTAATTTACCAAAAACCCCCGGTGAGTAGCGTCTACGCTAGCTGATTGAACCCGGGTTCAACCAAAAACCTCCGGTGAGTAGCGTCTACACTAGCTGATTAAACCCGGGTTTCAACCAAAAACCCCCCGTGAGTAGCGTCTACACTAGCTCATTGAACCCGGGTTTCAACCAAAAACCCCCGGTGAGTAGCGTCTACACTAGCTGATTGAACCCAGGTTTCAACCAAAAACCCCCGGTGAGTAGCGTCTACACTAGCTCATTGAACCCGGGTTCCAACCAAAAACCCCCGGTGAGTAGCGTCTACGCTAGCTGATTGAACCCGGGTTTCAACCAAAAACCCGCGCTGAGTAGCGTCTACGCTAGCTGATTGAACCCGAGTTTCAACCAAAAACCCCCGGTGAGTAGCGTCTACACTAGCTCATTGAACCCGGGTTTCAACCAAAAACCCCCGGTGAGTAGCGACTACACTAGCTCATTGAACCCGGGTTTCAACCAAAAACCCCCGGTGAGTAGCGTCTACACTAGCTCATTGAACCCGGGTTTCAACCAAAAACCCCCGGTGAGTAGCGTCTACACTAGCTCATTGAACCCGGGTTTCAACCAAAAACCCCCGGTGAGTAGCGTCTAAGAATTTGTTTGAGTTAACCAGTAGGAAGTTGGTGAAAAGTTCGTCAAAGATAACAAACCgataaataccatagaaaCAATGAACTTTAAATCATCACCATCTCAACTATCAACTGGTTAACTGtaaacaacttttgagcaactgcagccccagccgcgatcacacgagcgcTTTTGGCCCGACctaaaacgtcggaccaggcccgagcctaattttagcaccacacaaattattgcatttgaaatgatccacttcgctttgtttgagcattgtttagtatcgagtgaatggtttgtgtgtgaacgcgctctctaattaggcacgggccaaattccGCTCGggtctgatccgtgccaatttggcccgagcctgatccgtgccaatttggcccgggccgaATCGTCTCCGCGTGATCACGGCTTATGTCAACTATCGACTGGTTAACTCTTAGCCAATCTTTGAGCAGCTCCTGATAAAGTATTTACCGGTAGCCTGCTATTAACACAATTGAATAGTTATTTTGTTATCAAACCTTTTTTTCTGAGAAAACTTGCCTGATTCCAAATATCTACCGTCCCACGTCTACAGGTCGAGCTATGTTTTTGAGATTCAGTCATCTATACAATATGGTTATGTTTAGATATCTATAGTTTATTTGATTGCTATAACAGTTGAAAGTTAATTATGGTTTTGCAGAGAAAGAAagttaattatcaaaaaaaagatgaagtttcgatttcaaaattgaaagttTGTTTAAGCAAAAACCTTCTTTAGTTTATCGATTAGAATGAATAGTAATGCCGCAAAATTAAGATAATATTTCTGAGGTTTTTTTGGAAAAGCTCTTCAGGGACAATAAACATCCCTTGTATCATTCCTGAAATAGTGACAATATACAAGGAAGGTGCAGCTAGTGTGATGTGACaagatgatgattttaatagaTGCGGGTGTTTTATTATACAGCCATCATTTATGCGCGCTTCAGACCGCAAAGTATCACGTGATAATTATTCGCTCATTCATTGGCTAGTCGATGACTCGCTTGTCGACGGGCGTTTCCAGCTGCAGCTAGCACACGGCAGCAATTTCCCAAtatcaggcgcggatccagagcCATTCGCTGACTACAGCACAgtgaaaaaagggcaccaactttgaaaagggccagtattaatgcccggcgagcgagtttgagtttgagtgCCATTTATTGGTATCATGCCACTTAATTTACCTTAACATTCAATTTGCTTGTGCCTTTCTTAGATTTTTGGCGAAATTTGCCCATTTTCGATTAGATTTATAGAGCAACAATAAGTCTCTTTTGGAATAGTGCCCTTTTGAGTAAAGGAAAATGCCGTCGATTGCCTTTTATGATTTtggtcaatttattttcattcacattttgcttTAGTCCTAGTACAGAAAGGCAGAAAGGGAATTATTTTTTATGGCTCACAAATTGTGTTccttttatttacatttttcccgaaacaaaaatttttcgagggcatttgaaaactgcgactaccgcacgtgctgcatgtgcgatagtctggatccgcgcctgaatatcaaacatgtttgatattgggGCGCGATGCGGAGTAAATCCTCTCGACGACGAGCGATTTCTGTCGCCGGTTGCCGAGCGGTTGCGTGAGCCGGGCTTTAGGTTATTTCGAAAATAGCGACCATTTACGAGGAAGGCAAGATGATAAATAGATTCTGGTAGATATCCAGTCATCTTTCCTTTATCATAGAGTATTTCAATTCAGATTACGAAGgtccagaatttattttatacACTTAATGTAACTAGTATAAAGATAGAATGGATGATAGTAGAAATATGATTAGAAAATAACCGCGTCTAATTAATGAACTAATGAAAGACAATAAGTATTAAATGGAAACTCGTGTTGATTTAGGGGGAAATAAGTCGACTGTTTGGACGTCGCAGATTGAATCTCG
This genomic interval from Tubulanus polymorphus chromosome 8, tnTubPoly1.2, whole genome shotgun sequence contains the following:
- the LOC141909490 gene encoding caspase-7-like isoform X2 — translated: MGKDCNTVRVEELIEPFKGNACEALAGKPKLFFIQACRGDGTDGGVVADSMTIDANEGLRIPNEADVLIAYATIPGYVAWRKEEEGSCYIQTLCEVLKEPSRSLDLVKMLTLVGDKVAKKVTKKKNEESKQMPCYFSSLRKDLYFSRKS